The DNA segment gttccaggacagccagggctatacagagaaaccctgtctcaaaaaaacaaacaaacaaacaaacaaaaaaaaacccaaaaaaataaagaagcaaaagCCAAGGGAGACTCAGAAGTAGCAGAGAAAGTGTTTAGCTGTATTGCCCCCTCCCATTTACTCTGCCCCAGGCTGATGGGGGTGGGAAaggcagcggggggggggggcacttggaGGAAGCTGGAAACACTGCTCAATCCTGAATGCTGGTGAGAGGGCTGGTGAAGGCAAGGGAGCCAGGGTCTGGAGTAGTTGTGGGAACCACTGGGAAACCAGAGAGAAGGGTGCCCTTTCCCAGGAGGGAGGACCTTATTTGGCTGGTGTGGAGTAGTGGCTACCAAGAATGCTTTAACTTCCCCTTGGGTACTTCCTGCCCTTTAACTGCTGGTTCCTGTTTGAGGGTAGATAGAGGCCCCTCACTTGAGGGACAACAGCGTGAAACTCAGAACCTCCCAGTTATAAGGGGCATGCTGTAGGTTTGAGGGACCCCTGAGGAGCTGTGATGAATCAGGGACAGAACAGATTATTATTAgtagttattattattagcagaattttgctatgtagcccaggctgacctgaggctcaccatcttcctgcctcagcctgcagaGTATACGGCGGGCCACCACTTTCAGCTGCAGCTtcttttctttggaaaatgaaggcacaagagCTCAGAGGGTAGGGTGTGAATGCAGATTCCTTCGGGTTCAGGGAACTCCAAATCCATAGTCTGGCCTCCATTTATCCCAGCAGGTTTCCCGTCTCATCCCGGATCTCCACCCACTCCCCGCTGACCCAGACTCTTGGTTTACAGTGGGGACACATTCAACTGTTCAGAGTGGAAAGAAGCTCCCCACCGCAGGCATTCTGCCCCTCCCGCAGTTTTAGCCTCTTTCCACTGCCTCTGTGCCTCCTTGCATCTAGGAGAGGAAGAATAGCCATTGGGAGATGGTGTTACATCTTTCCTTTGAGATTCCTAGATATCATTAGGGTGGTTACTCCCTCAGCCCCAGCCTCCCGGTTCACCCTGTACTGGTAAAGGAATGTCCACCTCCTCCAGGGGCCCCCTCTGCGGTGCCGCCTTAAGGTTCATCATCTTGTGGTTTGTGCATAGGCATGGGCTCCCAGCACCTCGAGTGCCAGATAACTCTGGGGTGTCTCAGGGCACCTCTCTTGGTGTCTGGCAGCTATATGCAGCAGGATATCGATGTGCTACCAAAGGAGTAGGGAAGTCAGAGGTAGTCAGACTAAATCTGCTAACAGATGCTGACAGGAAGTGGGTGAGAGAAGCTGATGTTAGCAAAGCCTTGGGGCATCAAGGAGAACTTCCCACAGAAGGCAGCATTCTGGCATTggcaggagggcaggagggacTGAGGTGAAGGTCTCTCAGTGCCACTGTGACCAAGAGAGAAAGGGGTGTAGAAGACTACACCCCAATCTTTGAACAGAGAGGAAGCTGGTAGCTAggatggagacagaggtgggtgAGTCTGGTGCCTGGGTCCCTATGCATGTTTTGTTAACCAAATTCAGGGACTTTGTGGTACTCCCCCCCCAGTGTTTCCCCCAGAACAAATGGGGATCACAATCTAAGtgggtttcttcttttttatagtttataattacattttttttaaaatttttaaacattgGGTGAGGAGAGAGCTCTGTTGGTAAAAGCACTGGCCGCACaagcatgaagaactgagttcGAGTCCCCAGGGCCCACATAAAGATGGGTGTGGCAACCACTTGTGAAAGTCCATGTTCCTAGTATGAGATGGGAGATGTGGAAAACTGAGAATTCAAGGAAGATCGCAGGGGATGGGGTGTCCGGCCTAGAATGTTCAGAGAAGATCGAaattagaccctgtctcagataaGGTGGTGGGCTGGCCGGGGTTAGCATTTGACGTGACTGTGAACTCATACTGAAaaacacacatgcgtgcacactcacacacacacacacacacacacacacacacacacacacatacacacacacacacacacacatacacacgcgcgcACAAAGGTCAAACATCTAGAAAAACTGAACCTTACAAcaaattcatatacatatatatcatatatatatttgaccaagccagctcagtcaatcaacagggtctcaagggagggagtgaagattgaaaagaaaaaggcaaagccaggcatggtggcacacacctttaatcccagcactcaggaggcagaggcaggtggatttctgagtttgagaccagcctggtctacaaagtgagttccagaacagccagggctacacagagaaaccctgtcttgaaaaaaaaaaaaacaaaacaacaacaacaacaacaacccccccccaaaaggtaATTAGACAAAACTATAACAAGACTCCAGCCTGCACTGAGGCTGAAGCGGGTTTatttctctccagcctgctttgaTATCATTTTaggtacataaaaacaaaaaaccaaaaaacaaacaaaaaaaccccccaaaaaaccatgGGCAGTTCTTAGAGCAAAGACAAAGTAATCAAATGAAGTAGTAAACAAGGAGATCACACAAGGTAATAATTAagtaaaaaactaaaaacaaagccCCATGACCCCTGTTTCtaatattcttatctgagcctacttccttgtccaagcccagTGACAAGCCAAATTCCTAGAATCGGCACCAAAAGCTCTCAGAGCtctcaatatgtgtgtgtgtggtgtgtattatataatttgtttttattttaaattatatttgtgtCCATGTATGCATACAAACTTGAATGCAAATACcatcagaaaccagaagagggcgttggatcccctcAAGCTGGAGCTATAGGTTACCTGACTAGGGTGCTGGaacctgaactcaggccctctgcacgagctgcaagtgctcttaactgctgcaccATTTCTTCAGGTCCCATAAGCATAGTCTTAGCACCTAGATCATtggttctcaacccatgggtcCCAACCCCACCACACCTCAGACATCCTGCATTTGAGACATTGACACTATGATTTGTAACAGTTGCAAAaccacagttatgaagtagcaacaaggtaactttatggctgggggggtcagcacaacatgagggactctatttttttttttttttttttaaagatttatttatttatttatttatttattatatggaagtacattgtagctgtcttcagacactccagaagagggagtcagatctcgttacggatggttgtgagccaccatgtggtttgctgggatttgaactctggaccttcggaagagcagtcgggtgctcttacccactgagccatctcaccagccccgagggACTCTATTAAAGCGTTGCAGCatcaggaagtttgagaaccactgacctagatCTATAAGCAACACTTTGCTGAGTCACATGCCTCCCTCTCCTTTGTTTGTTCagttttgtttaagatttatttattattatatctaagtacactgaagctgtcttcagacacactagaagagggtgtcagatctcattacaaatggttgtgagccaccatgtggttgctgggatttgaactcaggaccttcagaagagcagtcagtgctcttaacagctgagccatctctccagcccctttgtttgtttgtttgggtttttgtttttgttttttttttgagacagggtttctctgtatagccctagctgtcctggaactcactctagaccaggctggccttgaactcagaaatccacctgcctctgcctcccaagtgctgggattaaaggcgtgcgccaccactgccctttgtttgttttcaagaccaGGTTTtttctccctgtgtagccctggctgtcctggaatgtgctctgtagaccaagctggccttgaactctgatcagtctgcctttgcctcctaagtgaaTGCATGTtggttccttctttccttcttgagacaggttcttatgCATCCCAACCTGGCCTCACGCTTGCCAACTAGTGAAGGATGACCATGGGTTTCTGACGgttctgctgggattacaggcccgcAGCACCAAGCCTGCTTGATTTCGTGCTGGGGACAAAGCCAGGGCCCTGGGCATGCAAGGCCAGTGCTCTCCCATGAACCACAGCCCTGAGCTACTTCTCATATCTTTCCAGGTTGTGACTATTACCTCATGTTACCGCTGAATTGTTCAAGTTagtctttgtttcctctttttttttccttgcctcaGGAAGACAAAATTTACATCTAGTAAAATGTATGAAGCTGGAATTAGTTCTGTTTTGCCTGTTACAGAATCAAACCTACTAGCCAAGTGCCCTGTCAGGAAACTCTACTGCTATCCCAACACTGCCTTTTCGTCTCTCTGGGCCTCAGCATCTTCTTAGGGCTTTCCCATGGAGACGAAGTGGCTAGTGTAATAAAGACTGTAGTTCAGTGGCTAGCACATTCTTGGTGCCTTTGGTCAGTCAGCTGTATTCTACTAATATTGGTGTTGGTAATATTTTCCAAACGAGTTGTCTGGTCTGGGACATAGAGACTGCAAGGTCACCAGGAAGGGGACATGGCCTGAAACCTCTGTCCACCTTCCTCCGACCTGCTCTTCCCTAAACTCCAATCAGCTGCCCCTCGGGTGCCATTAATTCGGTTCCTGATGTTCATTGAAGTCAACaaatttctcattcattcattcattcattcatacattcatttgCCCTGTCCCTCATTTATAAGTAGTTGATGCTTCCCAATGGAGGAGGCTCATTCTAGACAGACTCCCTTAAGGTGGAGTGTGCCTCTGTATTGCTTTatcaggacagagagagagagagagagagagagagagagaggctgagccCCCTTCATAAAGCCATAACCACTGCGGACCCACTTAATTCTGCCTTTCCCATCTGGTTTTAGAGACTGAAACAGGAAGAAGTCAGCCAGTGTGGGGAGAGGGTCGTATCAGGGACGCAGACACACAGCCGACCCTTGTTGGCCTCCCACTCCATCTCCTCACCCcccctcccgtgtgtgtgtgtgtgtgtgtgtgtgtgtgtgtgtgcgcgcgcgcgtgcgtgcgtgcatgcatgtgtgcaggtgcgtGTGTCTTTGCAGCCCTCCCTTCAGCACTGTAAGGTCCAGAAGCATGAAGAACACACGAGATACTTGGAGTCCTACCTGGCCATGACAACCTTGTTTGTTGCCTGGCCTTCTGCAAGCTCCCTTCCTTCCCTGGGCTTCATCTTCCCTCCCTGCCAAGCCCCTCTTCATCTTTACCTTGAAAACCTCTCTCTaccccatctccttccccagtTCAGAGAACCCAGGCATCCAGCCACCCAACCCCGGCCCCAGCGCTGGGTAAACAGGAAGCTGGGTGAGGGGAGGAAGGGTGTTCGGAAAGTCCCCGGGCAGGGGGCAGGTGTGTGGgtctgcgggggtgggggggtctacCCCTGAGGTATGAAAGCCCCTGCCCCGGTCCTAGTTCTGAGTCTGGATGGGGACACGGGGACTGCAGGGCCTGGGTGGGAGACCCCAGGGGAGGGGCTGCCTCTTGCTGGCTGTGGCAGGAGCTACTTCCCTGGTGACCCTGTTGTTGGCAGTGCCTATCACTGTCCTGGCTGTGCTGGCCTTGGTGCCGCAGGATCAGGGACGTCGGGTGAGTGGCTGCAACGGGCTCCAGAGGGCTGCCTCTTGTGACTGTTTATTTACTTATGGCTGTGCTTCTGCCCACCGCGCTCAGCTGGCCGCTCTCCCCAGAGGGAATGTCTGGTCTGTCTTTGCCTCTCCAGGCAATCCTAGCCTGAATTTTCAAGCCCCTTCCTGGTTGGCTTCTTTTCCAGATAACACTGCACTTGCGTCTCTCTGCCTGCATACATCGTCTTTGTTTGTTCTTCTAGCAAGATGCAGTCTAGGGAGGACACAGCAGGCCCAGGCCTTGGGGCTGGGCTCTACGGTGGGAGGGGTGGAGTTGCCATTAGCCAAATCTGACCTCTGGGCACTCTAACCCTACCTACCCATCCAGGTTGAGAAGATCATTGGCTCAGGAGCACAGGCTCAGAAAAGACTGGATGACAGCAAACCGTCGTGCATCTTGCCCTCACCCTCTAGCCTCTCAGAGACTCCTGACCCCCGTCTGCATCCTCAGAGATCCAATGCTTCCAGGAATCTAGCCTCCACATCCCAGGGCCCTGTTGCGCAGTCCTCTCGGGAGGCATCTGCATGGATGACCATCCTGTCTCCAGCTGCGGATTCTACACCAGATCCAGGGGTTCAACAGCTGCCAAAGGGGGAACCAGAAACTGACCTCAACCCTGAGCTCCCTGCTGCCCACCTCATAGGTAAGCATCTGGTAGACCGAAGAGTGCTGGCTATGTACCCCCACAGTAAGCGAGAGTCCTTTGGCTCTGCTATGACACTACTGGTACTTTCCCAACTCCTCCACCACCAACTTCTCCCTCGGTATGACTGACTGCTCAGGAAACAGGTAAAAACCGGCAGGGATCTCGCCACTTTAGTCCCTTCGGGTGATAGATAGCACCGTTATTCCTGCCCCTCCCCGCTAAGTAccacagaaggaggaagaccCCGCTCCTCCGCTCCAGGTCCCTGCTCATCCTGCCCGGGTCTCCGACCTAGAGATCACGGCCCGAGCGCTCACGCGTGTCCCTTTCTGCAGGCGCTTGGATGAGTGGGCAAGGGCTCAGCTGGGAGGCGAGCCAAGAAGAAGCGTTTCTGAGGAGCGGCGCGCAGTTCTCCCCCACCCACGGGCTGGCGCTGCCACAGGACGGCGTCTATTACCTCTACTGCCACGTCGGGTACAGGGGCAGGACGCCCCCTGCCGGCCGAAGCCGTGCTCGCTCGCTCACGCTGCGCAGCGCCCTGTACCGCGCGGGGGGCGCCTACGGGCGAGGTTCCCCCGAGTTGCTGCTGGAGGGCGCGGAGACAGTCACACCTGTTGTGGACCCCATCGGGTACGGGTCGTTATGGTACACGAGCGTGGGGTTCGGCGGCCTGGCGCAGCTCCGGAGCGGCGAGAGGGTCTACGTTAACATCAGTCACCCCGACATGGTGGACTACAGGAGAGGGAAGACCTTCTTCGGGGCGGTGATGGTGGGGTGACAGCCATCTGTATTCATTCCTGGAGGATCGACTGACGGTGCGAATGTGTGAATCGTGATGTCCGGGACCCCGACAGTCCCGAGCGGCCGGGGgcgtggcgggggggggggagaacggAATGTAGGACAcgaattttgaaaataaagaatgTAAACTATGCCGGCCCTTGCCAGTGTCTTCACGGAAATGCAGACGTGGTTTTTGATTCTGGGACACGTGCAGGTGTGGCTGACCCAGCTTTGAACTGTGGACACCTGTTGCACCCACGTCCTGGCTCTAAGGCCAGGGCTCCAAGAGGGCGGAAGAAGGGACAATTAAACCCTGAGACTTCTGCCAGCACCCTGATTGCCAGGATGCTGAAAGGTTAGGGAGGTTGGTTGAGGTTTGTTAGCAGCTGCGGGTCGGTCAAAGAAGAAACGAAAGGAAAGATATTAGACTCACGGATTTTCCTAATCCTTATTTCtatcctatctagtgttagggggtgaAACCAGGGCGAGAAAGGGTGGGAGAAAGaatccacaaagtagcaaagacctgGTCCCCACAAGACCCCCTCACATACACCCTTGCTCCTGGCTTCTGCCTCTGTGAGGAGGAGCCAACAGGAGAAGGTAGGCAGGATTCGTTCCCAGAGAGAAAAACTACAAAGACTGTGGAACAAAGCTCCGTGGGTTGGGCCCATCAGTTCAGTTGGGCCTGATAGGttatatgtatgtagtatgtatgtaatgtatgtatggatggatgtatgctctatctatctatctatctatctatctatctatctatctatctatctatctatctatctatagtccGGGTCTCATATATAGTCCTGGGTCACCTGGAACTCTCCAGGGCTGGGgctaaaggcatggaccaccacggGTTCTGACAGCCCTTCTTTAAGGGGCAGCAGGTCAGTCGCAGGCACGTTAAGGGGCAGACTAATGAAGAAAGCAAAGGAGCTGAaaatggcaggggtggggtgggggaggggattgtGTCCGAGGAGGAGGAGTTCCAGGAGGAAGCCGATGCCCTGGGGTCCTTTCTAGAAATGGAATGTCTTCACCTTTGGTTCACACAAAGTTGGGCAAGTGGGAGGCCCCTACGATGAGTaacagcagcccccccccccccacgccatggctggaggaggcagagggggaCCCAGGCACTATCTAGGTCACCCCAGTGGGtcacccctaccccccaccccaccccagcataCCACGTGGTTGGTTTTTCCCTCTCTACACGGGTGCAGGAAGGCCCAACCAACAAAGAGCCCACTGgggtttcattttctcttctcttctcttctcttctcttctcttctcttctcttctcttctcttctcttctcttctcttctcttctcttttttaaaagatttatttatttattatatgcaagtacactgtagctgtcttcagacactccagaagagggagtcagaagacttgttacggatagttgtgagccacaatgtggttcctgggatttgaactcaggacctttggaagagcagttggtgctcttaaccactgagccatctctccagcctcttctcttctcttctcttctcttctcttctcttctcttctcttctcttctcttctcttctcttctcttctcttctcttctcttctctcctctcctctcctctcctctcctctcctctcctctcctttcccttcccttcccttcctttcctcttcttttctctgttctttcttccttctttccctttttctcctcctcctccccctcctccccctcctcttcctcctcttcttccttctcttcctctctctcctcttccttctcccactgACCTTGAAGCCCTCAACAATTTACCTGCCCCTACCTccgaagtgttgggattaaaagcatggctACACACCCACTCCTTATGTGCTTTGGACCTTCTGCACAGAGCCTTCCAGTGGGGTGAGAGGGTGACCAATTTTGGCTAAAGTCTAGTCAGGCTTCAGAATCTTCTATACCTAGTCATTGCCTTCCTTGTAAAACCTAGTTTTCGTGAAAAGCCCCATTCAGTCGGTTTAGCAAGCTCCCTCTCCTAGACTGGATCACCCTCAGTCATCCCGTGCAGCCCCTGAGGTGATGTCTGCTCACCTGGCCTGTCTCAACAGGCGTCTTGTCTGATCTGTTTAGACAAAGTCCCCCTACCCcggatttttctttcctcttagtCATTTGCCATCCCCCTAACGCCCACCCTGCTGGGGCTCTTAAGACCCACTTGCTCTCATTGAACACTCTACAACAAGTCTCTGCACCAATAACTAATTCTGAATAAAGTCGGCCTTGCCTGCTTCAGCAAGTACTattgaataacaacaacaataaattattattattattattattattattattattattggtgttGGGATCAAATCCAAGCCTGCATATGTGATTAAGTAatttaaaaaccaacaacaacaacaaagcatttAAACAAggtgtttttctctttccaatcCACCCACCTCAATACATTCATCATTTGTCTGAAACACTGGAAAACCAAAGCCAGCAATGGCTCCTTCTTTGTTGTGTTGCTTTGGGTTTTGAATTCAGGGTATCCCATACACTGAGCATCCACCCTCACCCCAACATGCTCCACAGAGTCACATTTTCAGccctgtgtctttttaaaaactatttcacTCATCTTCAGAGGTTTGGAAAAATAAAGGGGCTGGTGACCGAAAGGCAGAGCTGGCTGAGCCCAGCCCAGCATGGAGCAGGGATAGAGCTTAGGTCTCCTCTCCGTGGACCATGCCCGCTCTGTCTGTTCAGAGGCAGGTTGAATGGTGCAGGGTGCGCAGTTAGACACCTGAAGCTCTGCGGCTCTTCCTTGGCTGTGATTCAGGTGCCTGAGAATGTGGCTCCTCCCCAGCTCCATGGGAGCCACAACAGCCGGAAAGAACTGCAGTACTTTCCCAGCAGGTATTGGAATTCCCAGAGTGGGAAATTCCCATGCCCCAGGGCAAAGGTAATTAGGGTTAGGCTCCTGTTTCCGGGGGAGAGGTAGGGATGTTGGCTGCCTTTTGTTCCACGGGGGTCTTGGGGGTCTTAATGGCCCAGGGGTATAAAGACTGAGATCTGGACCCAGAGACTTTAGGCCTCCGCAAAGAGATGGATGCAGACTTCATCCCAAGACAGAAATCACATTTCTTTTCCAAGCGATCTTTATTTCTCTCAATGACCCGTAGGGCGATTACAGTCACGGCTCCCGTGGGGAGCAGAGGTTCAGTGATGTAGCGACAGCCTGGTCACCAAATCAGCGTTATTAAGACAATTGGGTtagataaatattttgttttaaacataAGCAAAAGAGGAGGCAACAAGGTAGAGAGGCCAGGTGGGGACAGCTCAGCTCCGTTTTCACAGAAAAcatgtctgtctgaagacagcttcccACACTGGGTCCTCCAGGACACCCCGGCCTTCCAAATAAATACAttcataagcaaataaataaataataaataaataataaataataagtgcAAATATAAATAGAGGGGGGCTGGCTCTGTGAGGAAGGCTGTGCATTGCACCTCAGGGAAGAATCTGGAAAGGTCTGAAGGTAGGAAGGCCTGAGATCTTATCCAGCCTCATTCTGAGACAGAGGCAACCTGACCACTCTCCCTTTGCAGAACTCAGGAATGGACATTCGAGGCTCCAGTGAATTCGGAAAGCCCATTTGAGTCCTTGATGGTGGTGCATGAGAGGCCCACAGTCCAGGTCACTGTCCCAGCATCTTGTGTTTCTGAGTAGTTGTTGAAAGCTCTGAGCACAGAGTTGGACCCTGAGCCATAATCCCCTTTCTAAGTTAGAAGGATACAGACTGGGGGCTCTGAGGAGTAGACAATAAAGGGGTCAGAGTAAAGGGGTCAGAGTGGGGGCTGGGTAGAGAATGGATGAACACCCATTCCCTTCACAGAGCAATGACTCCAAAGTAGACCTGCCCGGACTCCGCAAAGTCTAAGTACTTGGGCAGATTGACCTCAGCGCTGAGTTGGTCCCCCTTCTCCAGCTGGAAGACTCCTCCCAGGTATATGGGCTCATACCAGGGTTTGAGCTCAGCCCCCTCAGGGGTGTCCTTGGGGCAGGGGCTCTTGACGGCAGAGAGGAGGTTGACTTTCTCCTGGTATGAGATAGCAAATCGGCTGACGGTGTGGGTGAGGAGCACGTAGTCGGGGCAGCCTTGTCCCTTGAAGAGAACCTGGGAGTAGACAAGGTACAACCCATCGGCTGGCACCACTAGTTGGTTGTCTTTGAGATCCATGCCGTTGGCCAGGAGGGCGTTGGCGCGCTGGCTCAGCCACTCCAGCTGCTCCTCCACTTGGTGGTTtgctgagggggggggggaggattgaGTCAGTGTCACCCTCTTAGTTCACACTCCACATCCTGAGCCTCAGCAGCTACCCACACTTCACTTCCGGTTCCTGCACCCTCTGTCTTTCCACATCCCATTGGCTATGAGGTCCCGGGTGGCCCCCTGATGCCTTGCTTTTGAGTCACTGCTCTGACTCTCACGTGCTGTCTCTAAGAGCTCTGTCTTTTCTCAGCCTGGCTCGACACCCCTCAACCCGCCCCCCAAAATCATGCCCCTTCATTCTCAAGGCACATGTAAAGAAATCTTACCTACGACGTGGGCTACAGGCTTGTCACTCGAATTTTGAGAAGATGATCCTGGAGGGGAAGAGACAAAGGCAAGGATGAGCCTTTTAGGCTTCCCAGCAAGCATCTATGCACTTAgacccctttcctcccaaaccAAAGCTTTaagttctccccccaccccatctcatcCCATGCCTAACTGCCCTTCCTCCATCTTAAATTAAGAGAGAGGTGTGGGAACACTTACTGAGTGTGAGGGTCTGGGCCATAGAACTGATGAGAGGGAGGCCATTTGGGAACTTCTGTGTAGGAAAAGGAGGTTAGTTAAGACAGACTCACCCCAAAGGAGAAGCCTCCCGGCTGATTGCCCCGCTTACAGTTCCTctttgccccaccccaccccccagctttgtgtttttcttcttcattcattcatctgtccAACCCACGGCTTCTTTCTGCGGTGCCCTCTGTGCTTGATCTCCCGTTATCTccccttcatcttcctccttaTCTCTCATGCCTCTCTCATTTCTGTCTCTGAGTTTTATCTCTTGCTTATCCCCTCTTCCCCTGGCCACATCTTTCCAGATCTCTCCACGTGTGAACACACTTGTTCGTTCATTCATCTCTCTGTGCATCCGACGAAGGATGTTTAGTCAGCTGGACGCATGGGTCCGAGGTCCTGACTCTGTCCCCTCCACACTCTCCTCCACCTTGCCCTGCCCATTAGCCCACTTCTTTCCCTCACACTGTCCTTCTTGCCCTCCTAACCCGTTTTGCTTGTGAGCGAGAATAAGGGTTGCCCAGACACTCACCTCATCCCTTTGGGGACCGATCACCCCGAAGTTCAGTAGACAGAAGAGCGTGGTGGCCCCTGCCACAAGCAGGAATGAGAAGAGGCTGAGACATAGGCACCGCCTGGAGTTCTGGAAGCCCCCCATCTTTTGGGGGAGTGCCTCTTCTGCCAGTTCCACGTCGCGGATCATGCTTTCTGTGCTCATGGTGTCTTTTCTGGAGGGAGATGTGGCGCCTTGGGCCAGTGAGTGAAAGGGACAGAACCTGCCTGGTTGGCTGCTtgcttttctgggagctatttccAAGATGTTCTGGAGTTTCTGTTCTCCCTCCTGGCTAGTCCCTTGCTGTCCTCGCTGAGGGAGCTTCTGCTGGCTGGCTGTGCAGACGGCCGCCTTTATAGCCCTTGGGGAAGAGGGCGGGGAAAAGCTCTCATTCAACCCTCGGAAAACTTCCTTGGTGGAGAAAACCATGATCTCATGTGGAGGAAGCGGTAGTGGCCCTACACCTCTGTCTCGGTTTCTTCTCCATCGCGGGGGCAGAGGGTTTGGAAAGTTGGGGACACCCAGGCATCAAGGAATCTCCTCCCCGTCGTCCCCACCAGGATTCTGTGGCAATCTGGGGCCAatcaggagggtgtgtgtgtgtgtgtgtgtgtgtgtgtgtgtgtgtgtgtgttgtataggACCCTGAGAACTGAAACCCATTTCTTCTCTGTCCTCCAGAGCTAATCATTGTCTGTTTCTTTGTAGAAAGACCATGCCTGTGTCTATTTCCTTTTGATTTCTAAATGGGACATCCATGGGGGAGAACTTAGCATGGGGGGGTGCTTCTGAAAGCTGGGTGCATAAGGGGGGAGACATGATATTGAGGAGGGAAAG comes from the Mus musculus strain NOD/ShiLtJ chromosome 17 genomic scaffold, GRCm38.p6 alternate locus group NOD/ShiLtJ MMCHR17_CHO_IDD1 genome and includes:
- the Tnf gene encoding tumor necrosis factor isoform 1 (isoform 1 is encoded by transcript variant 1), coding for MSTESMIRDVELAEEALPQKMGGFQNSRRCLCLSLFSFLLVAGATTLFCLLNFGVIGPQRDEKFPNGLPLISSMAQTLTLRSSSQNSSDKPVAHVVANHQVEEQLEWLSQRANALLANGMDLKDNQLVVPADGLYLVYSQVLFKGQGCPDYVLLTHTVSRFAISYQEKVNLLSAVKSPCPKDTPEGAELKPWYEPIYLGGVFQLEKGDQLSAEVNLPKYLDFAESGQVYFGVIAL
- the Ltb gene encoding lymphotoxin-beta — protein: MGTRGLQGLGGRPQGRGCLLLAVAGATSLVTLLLAVPITVLAVLALVPQDQGRRVEKIIGSGAQAQKRLDDSKPSCILPSPSSLSETPDPRLHPQRSNASRNLASTSQGPVAQSSREASAWMTILSPAADSTPDPGVQQLPKGEPETDLNPELPAAHLIGAWMSGQGLSWEASQEEAFLRSGAQFSPTHGLALPQDGVYYLYCHVGYRGRTPPAGRSRARSLTLRSALYRAGGAYGRGSPELLLEGAETVTPVVDPIGYGSLWYTSVGFGGLAQLRSGERVYVNISHPDMVDYRRGKTFFGAVMVG
- the Tnf gene encoding tumor necrosis factor isoform 2 (isoform 2 is encoded by transcript variant 2), giving the protein MSTESMIRDVELAEEALPQKMGGFQNSRRCLCLSLFSFLLVAGATTLFCLLNFGVIGPQRDEKFPNGLPLISSMAQTLTLTNHQVEEQLEWLSQRANALLANGMDLKDNQLVVPADGLYLVYSQVLFKGQGCPDYVLLTHTVSRFAISYQEKVNLLSAVKSPCPKDTPEGAELKPWYEPIYLGGVFQLEKGDQLSAEVNLPKYLDFAESGQVYFGVIAL